In Pedobacter sp. SL55, the following proteins share a genomic window:
- the lpxA gene encoding acyl-ACP--UDP-N-acetylglucosamine O-acyltransferase — protein sequence MIQPLAYIHPQAKIADNVVVEPFAVIHKDVEIGEGTWIGSNVVIMDGARIGKNCRIFPGSVISGVPQDLKFAGEVTTAEIGDNTTIRECVTINRGTKDKWKTVVGNNCLIQAYSHIAHDCQVGNYCIFSNSTTLAGHITIGDYVVLAGLVAIHQFVKVGSHAFVTGGSLVRKDVPPYVKAAREPLSYVGINSVGLRRRGFSSEQINEIQEVYRILFVKNNNVTKALDTIEAEFQPTEIRDEIVDFIRNSNRGVMRGFGSGG from the coding sequence ATGATACAACCCTTAGCATACATACATCCGCAGGCTAAAATTGCCGATAACGTAGTTGTGGAGCCATTTGCGGTAATACATAAAGACGTAGAAATAGGCGAAGGCACTTGGATTGGTTCTAACGTAGTCATCATGGATGGTGCACGTATCGGAAAAAACTGCCGCATATTTCCAGGCTCGGTAATTTCTGGTGTGCCGCAAGACCTAAAGTTTGCAGGCGAGGTTACCACCGCAGAAATTGGAGATAATACCACCATCCGCGAATGTGTAACCATTAACCGTGGCACCAAAGATAAATGGAAAACCGTGGTGGGTAATAACTGCCTAATTCAGGCTTATTCGCACATTGCACACGATTGCCAAGTAGGTAACTACTGCATTTTTTCAAATAGCACCACATTAGCTGGCCACATTACCATTGGCGATTACGTAGTTTTGGCAGGTCTGGTTGCTATCCATCAATTTGTTAAAGTGGGTTCACACGCTTTTGTTACGGGCGGTTCTTTAGTGCGTAAAGATGTGCCGCCTTACGTTAAGGCAGCAAGAGAGCCGTTGTCTTATGTAGGTATCAACTCTGTCGGTTTACGCCGTAGAGGTTTTTCTTCAGAACAAATTAACGAAATACAAGAAGTTTACCGTATTCTTTTCGTTAAGAATAACAACGTAACCAAAGCATTGGATACTATTGAAGCAGAATTTCAACCAACAGAAATTCGTGATGAAATTGTAGATTTTATACGCAACTCTAACCGTGGCGTAATGAGGGGTTTTGGCTCTGGCGGCTAG
- a CDS encoding ABC transporter ATP-binding protein, which produces MQIILENLGRRFNKEWIFKEVSYVFSQGQQYAILGPNGSGKSTLLSVLLGNLTPSEGKITYKDEKEILPENIFNSISLAAPYLDLIEEFTLQETIEFHFKFKAYQEGFDAAAVLDLLALSKAEDKPLKYFSSGMKQRTKLALAFCTHTPILVLDEPTSNLDTQGTDWYLSLVEKFAKDRLVLVGSNQSYEYQFCQHRLNILDYKK; this is translated from the coding sequence ATGCAGATTATCCTTGAGAATTTAGGTAGACGATTTAACAAAGAATGGATCTTTAAAGAGGTCAGTTATGTGTTTTCTCAAGGACAACAATACGCCATATTGGGTCCAAATGGCTCTGGCAAATCTACGCTGTTAAGTGTTTTACTGGGCAACCTTACTCCATCAGAAGGTAAGATTACCTACAAGGATGAAAAAGAAATCCTCCCCGAGAACATATTTAATTCCATTAGCTTGGCGGCGCCGTATCTGGATTTGATAGAAGAATTTACACTGCAGGAAACGATAGAATTCCATTTTAAATTTAAAGCGTACCAAGAAGGATTTGATGCCGCTGCGGTTTTAGATTTATTAGCCTTAAGCAAGGCAGAAGATAAGCCTTTGAAATATTTTTCGTCGGGAATGAAGCAAAGAACCAAGCTTGCTTTGGCTTTTTGTACCCATACACCTATTTTAGTTTTAGACGAACCCACCTCTAATTTAGATACACAAGGTACTGATTGGTATTTGAGTTTAGTTGAAAAATTTGCGAAGGATAGACTGGTTTTAGTAGGTTCTAATCAGTCTTACGAATATCAATTTTGCCAACATCGCTTAAATATTTTGGACTATAAAAAGTAA
- the efp gene encoding elongation factor P, with translation MAKASEIKTGNILRVNNELVTVDEWNHRTPGKGGAFYTGKFRNIKTGRLVEARMNTDEAVEICRVETNDYQYLYEEGDALVVMDNNTYEQFNVSKSLFGNAIKFLKEGMNVIVSIESEEPIMAQLPNFAEFEITYSEPAVKGDTSTNALKAATLENGVEVKVPLFVNQGDKIKVDTRTGEYVERVK, from the coding sequence ATGGCAAAAGCATCAGAAATAAAAACAGGAAATATCCTTCGCGTAAATAACGAGTTGGTTACTGTTGATGAGTGGAATCACCGTACACCAGGTAAAGGCGGCGCTTTTTATACTGGGAAATTTCGTAACATTAAAACAGGTAGATTGGTAGAAGCTCGTATGAATACCGATGAAGCGGTAGAAATTTGTAGAGTAGAAACCAACGATTACCAATATTTGTATGAAGAAGGCGACGCTTTAGTGGTAATGGACAACAATACTTACGAGCAGTTTAATGTTTCTAAATCGCTATTTGGTAACGCAATTAAATTCCTAAAAGAGGGAATGAATGTAATTGTTTCTATTGAAAGCGAGGAGCCTATTATGGCGCAACTGCCAAACTTTGCAGAGTTCGAGATTACGTATTCGGAGCCTGCGGTTAAGGGCGATACTTCTACCAATGCATTAAAAGCTGCAACGCTTGAAAACGGCGTAGAGGTTAAAGTTCCTTTGTTTGTTAACCAAGGCGATAAAATTAAAGTAGATACACGTACTGGCGAGTATGTAGAGCGTGTAAAATAA
- a CDS encoding 5-formyltetrahydrofolate cyclo-ligase: MADKSTLRKQALAQRKALSDSEFLAMNQLLLEQFKTLNFSEVKSIHAFLPIVKKREPDTFLMIDWLKETYPHIHIVVSRSNFEDHSMSHHLFSREDLKENAYQILEPQTKTVFKDKIDMVLVPLLAFDRRGYRVGYGKGFYDRFLSEIETVKVGVSLFDILQEEISDVHDNDIRLDLCITPSGIIKIEI, encoded by the coding sequence GTGGCAGATAAATCAACCCTCAGAAAACAAGCCTTAGCACAAAGAAAGGCGCTATCTGATAGCGAGTTTTTGGCGATGAACCAATTGCTTTTGGAACAGTTTAAGACGCTTAATTTTTCTGAGGTAAAAAGTATACATGCTTTTTTACCCATTGTGAAGAAGCGAGAACCAGATACTTTTTTGATGATTGATTGGTTAAAAGAAACTTATCCGCATATTCATATTGTGGTGTCTAGGTCTAATTTTGAAGATCACTCTATGAGCCACCATCTTTTTAGCAGGGAAGATTTAAAAGAAAATGCCTACCAAATTTTAGAGCCACAAACCAAAACTGTTTTTAAAGATAAAATAGATATGGTTTTGGTACCTCTGCTGGCTTTTGATAGGCGTGGCTACAGAGTTGGTTATGGCAAAGGTTTTTACGATAGGTTTCTGTCGGAGATTGAAACCGTTAAAGTGGGCGTTTCCTTATTTGATATTTTGCAGGAAGAGATTTCGGATGTGCACGATAATGACATTCGTTTGGATTTGTGCATTACACCTAGTGGAATTATAAAAATTGAAATATAA
- a CDS encoding formimidoylglutamase, with protein MEKFTMDSFQIFSKSDILSLVNKRDGETKLGQNVVYYPHGVISTDGLKQSPARFVLLGIPEDIGVRANYGIGGAHTAWRPALKTLLNLQQNQFLKGQDLLVLGEFNIPANNTTDINELRKTVAEIDDLVYPIIQAIVAAGKVPIVIGGGHNNCYPIIKGTSQALKTTVNVLNIDAHTDLRNTDEGRHSGNGFSTALEEGFLEQYRMLGVHQNYLSEAQQQFISENSAVKAFYFDDLLAYQQDLNVAAQILLNGVKQPLALEIDLDSICGVLASASTPSGFSLNEIRQLLLQLQKNFTYLHICEGAYQLNNGRKDETIGKTIAYLVSDFMKSS; from the coding sequence ATGGAGAAATTTACCATGGATAGTTTTCAAATTTTTTCGAAAAGCGATATTTTAAGTTTAGTTAACAAACGTGATGGCGAAACAAAACTCGGGCAAAACGTTGTCTATTACCCCCACGGGGTTATTTCTACGGATGGCCTAAAGCAATCGCCTGCAAGATTTGTACTTTTAGGTATTCCAGAAGATATTGGCGTAAGGGCAAATTATGGTATTGGCGGAGCACATACTGCTTGGCGACCTGCACTAAAAACATTGCTTAACTTGCAGCAAAATCAATTTCTCAAAGGCCAAGATCTTTTGGTTTTGGGCGAATTTAACATCCCCGCAAATAATACCACCGATATTAACGAACTAAGAAAAACAGTTGCAGAAATTGATGATTTGGTTTATCCTATAATACAAGCTATTGTAGCTGCAGGAAAGGTTCCAATCGTTATTGGCGGCGGACACAACAATTGCTATCCTATTATTAAAGGCACTTCACAGGCTCTAAAAACCACCGTAAATGTGCTAAATATTGATGCGCATACTGATTTAAGAAACACCGATGAGGGCCGACATAGCGGCAATGGCTTTAGTACAGCATTAGAAGAAGGCTTTTTAGAGCAATATCGAATGTTAGGCGTACATCAAAATTATTTATCCGAAGCTCAGCAACAATTCATTTCCGAAAATAGCGCCGTTAAGGCCTTTTATTTCGACGATTTGCTTGCCTACCAACAAGACCTTAACGTTGCCGCACAAATTCTCTTAAACGGCGTAAAACAGCCGCTAGCCTTAGAAATAGATTTAGATAGTATTTGTGGAGTTTTGGCTAGCGCTAGCACGCCAAGTGGTTTTAGCTTAAACGAGATTAGGCAGCTCCTGCTCCAACTACAAAAAAACTTTACTTATCTACATATTTGCGAAGGGGCTTACCAACTAAACAACGGCAGAAAAGACGAAACCATAGGAAAAACAATTGCTTATTTAGTAAGTGATTTTATGAAGAGCAGTTGA
- a CDS encoding amidohydrolase family protein, with amino-acid sequence MRKGLFSNEETAQILTVAAKYGLKPKIHANQLSSSGAAQLGVKHQAISVDHLEETDENVWQTLGESNTIATLLPSCSFYINIPFANAKALINSNAIVALASDYNPGSTPSGNMNFVVSLGCIKLKMTPEQAINAATLNGAAAMQLSNDVGSIAIGKKANLFITRPMSSLAYLPYSFGQSQIETVILNGEIYHG; translated from the coding sequence TTGCGAAAAGGACTTTTTTCTAACGAAGAAACCGCACAAATTTTAACCGTAGCTGCCAAGTATGGCTTAAAGCCAAAAATTCATGCGAACCAATTATCTAGTTCTGGAGCGGCACAACTGGGTGTAAAACACCAAGCCATTTCTGTAGATCATCTAGAAGAAACCGATGAAAACGTATGGCAAACATTGGGCGAAAGCAATACCATTGCCACCTTATTGCCTTCATGTTCTTTTTACATCAACATCCCTTTTGCCAATGCCAAAGCCTTAATTAACAGCAACGCTATTGTAGCCTTAGCAAGCGACTACAACCCCGGTTCTACCCCATCTGGAAACATGAATTTTGTAGTATCATTAGGCTGTATCAAACTAAAAATGACACCAGAGCAAGCTATAAATGCAGCAACATTAAACGGCGCCGCAGCAATGCAATTAAGTAATGATGTGGGTAGCATCGCCATTGGCAAAAAAGCGAATTTGTTTATTACCCGACCAATGAGCTCGCTGGCTTATTTGCCCTACAGTTTTGGTCAAAGCCAAATAGAAACTGTAATTTTAAATGGAGAAATTTACCATGGATAG
- a CDS encoding exodeoxyribonuclease III: MKIISYNVNGIRAAATKGLFTWLQATDADMVCLQEVKALKEQIPDILALIEHLGYHHYWFAAEKKGYSGVAIFTKIKPKHVEYGCGEPWIDAEGRILRADFEDFSLMSVYLPSGSSGDERQAKKYEFMKFFDSYIGELRKEHPNLIISGDYNICHKAIDIHNPKSNANSSGFLPEEREWMELFINNGFIDSFRHFNQDPHHYTWWSYRAGARGKNLGWRIDYHLTTREMESRLKNVRILPDALHSDHCPILLELN, translated from the coding sequence ATGAAAATCATATCATACAACGTAAATGGCATACGTGCCGCAGCAACCAAAGGCTTATTTACTTGGCTACAAGCCACAGATGCCGACATGGTTTGCCTACAGGAAGTAAAAGCCCTGAAAGAACAAATACCGGATATTTTGGCTTTAATTGAACATTTAGGCTATCATCATTATTGGTTTGCGGCAGAGAAAAAAGGCTATAGTGGTGTGGCTATTTTTACTAAAATAAAGCCAAAACACGTAGAATACGGCTGTGGCGAGCCGTGGATTGACGCCGAGGGAAGGATTTTACGTGCTGATTTTGAAGATTTTTCGCTGATGAGCGTTTACTTGCCATCGGGCTCTAGTGGCGACGAAAGGCAAGCAAAAAAATACGAGTTCATGAAGTTTTTTGATAGCTATATTGGAGAACTGAGAAAGGAACATCCAAACCTGATTATCTCGGGAGATTACAACATTTGCCACAAAGCCATTGATATCCACAACCCAAAATCTAACGCCAACTCATCTGGGTTTTTACCCGAAGAACGCGAATGGATGGAACTTTTCATCAATAACGGCTTCATTGATTCGTTCCGTCATTTTAACCAAGATCCACACCATTACACCTGGTGGAGCTATCGTGCTGGGGCAAGAGGCAAGAACTTGGGCTGGCGTATCGATTACCATCTAACCACCCGAGAAATGGAAAGCAGGCTTAAAAATGTACGTATTTTACCAGATGCACTACACAGCGACCACTGCCCTATTTTATTGGAACTAAATTGA
- a CDS encoding peptidylprolyl isomerase — MKKLLLICLLFCYSFAHSAKPKYQYIKISTAKGECIVRLYNETPLHRDNFLKLAKEGYYNGTIFHRVIKDFMIQGGDPDSKNADSTQTLGNGGPKYTVPAEFRDSIFHKKGVLAAARDNNPEKASSGSQFYLVQGKVFTDEQLNNLEKNRLKHKIPDYQREVYKTIGGTPHLDRNYTVYGEVVKGLAMIDSIAGVTTGAANRPKEDVKMTVTVLKKREARRLEKELNKLAKASK; from the coding sequence ATGAAAAAACTCTTGCTCATTTGTCTCCTATTTTGCTACAGTTTCGCTCATTCTGCAAAACCAAAATATCAATATATTAAAATAAGCACAGCCAAAGGCGAATGCATTGTTAGGCTTTACAACGAAACCCCTTTGCATCGTGATAATTTTTTAAAATTGGCCAAAGAAGGTTATTACAATGGCACCATTTTTCACAGAGTGATTAAGGATTTTATGATCCAAGGTGGAGACCCCGATTCGAAAAATGCCGACTCTACGCAAACTCTGGGCAATGGAGGCCCGAAATATACCGTACCTGCTGAGTTTAGAGATAGTATTTTCCATAAAAAGGGAGTTTTAGCGGCGGCAAGAGACAACAACCCAGAAAAAGCATCGAGCGGCAGCCAATTTTATTTGGTGCAAGGCAAAGTTTTCACAGATGAACAGCTGAATAATCTGGAGAAGAATAGGCTAAAACACAAAATTCCTGATTACCAAAGAGAAGTTTACAAAACCATTGGCGGTACGCCACATTTAGACAGAAATTATACCGTTTACGGCGAAGTGGTAAAAGGCTTAGCAATGATAGACAGCATTGCTGGCGTAACAACCGGAGCGGCAAACAGACCTAAAGAAGATGTAAAAATGACGGTTACCGTGCTCAAAAAGCGTGAAGCAAGAAGATTGGAAAAAGAATTGAACAAGTTGGCCAAAGCCAGTAAATAA
- a CDS encoding helix-turn-helix domain-containing protein, with protein sequence MAVKQVFSKLQLNPTNVVLGEVELKEERLPEPKYQELKQALEKLGFELLEDRRKTTVVQIKAAIVELAHYNKEPLKVNLSEYLSKKLATDYASLSNLFSVEENNTIEHYYIQQKIEKAKELLSYGELTLSEIAFQLNYSSVAHLSAQFKKETGITPSQFKQDLKRNTLDIL encoded by the coding sequence ATGGCGGTAAAACAGGTGTTTTCTAAGTTACAGCTAAATCCCACCAATGTGGTTTTAGGAGAAGTTGAGCTGAAAGAGGAAAGGTTACCAGAACCAAAATATCAAGAGCTAAAACAAGCTTTGGAGAAGCTCGGTTTTGAGTTGTTAGAAGACAGGCGAAAAACCACAGTTGTTCAGATTAAAGCAGCTATTGTAGAGTTGGCTCATTACAATAAGGAGCCCTTAAAAGTAAACCTTTCTGAGTATTTGAGTAAAAAGTTGGCAACAGATTATGCCTCATTAAGCAACCTTTTTTCTGTAGAAGAAAACAATACCATAGAGCATTACTACATCCAGCAAAAAATAGAAAAAGCTAAAGAGCTACTGAGCTATGGCGAATTAACGTTGAGCGAAATCGCATTTCAATTGAATTATAGTAGCGTAGCACATCTTTCTGCCCAATTCAAAAAGGAAACAGGCATTACGCCATCTCAATTTAAGCAAGATTTAAAACGGAACACTTTGGATATTTTGTAA
- a CDS encoding YceI family protein, whose amino-acid sequence MKKLFLFLLATSLTVATFAQTKWTVDPMHSFVNFSVKHSGISFVDGSFKKFDGTIEASKADLTDAKINFTVDVASINTSVEMRDNHLKSDDFFSVAKYPKMTFVSTSFVKRGVKSPKKATNTYVLKGKLTIKDVTKDVSFFVTYGGTAKDQQGNTKAGFMATTKINRLDYNINYDPTGAGIAKDINITLNLQFAQAK is encoded by the coding sequence ATGAAAAAATTATTCTTATTCCTTTTGGCAACTAGCTTAACTGTAGCTACGTTTGCTCAAACCAAGTGGACGGTAGACCCGATGCACTCTTTTGTAAACTTCTCGGTTAAGCACTCTGGAATTTCATTTGTAGATGGCTCTTTTAAGAAATTTGATGGTACAATAGAAGCCAGCAAAGCTGATTTAACTGATGCGAAAATAAATTTTACCGTTGATGTAGCTAGCATTAACACCAGTGTAGAGATGCGTGATAACCACCTAAAATCTGATGACTTTTTTAGTGTAGCTAAATATCCAAAAATGACATTTGTAAGCACTTCTTTTGTAAAACGAGGAGTTAAATCGCCGAAGAAAGCAACCAACACCTATGTTTTAAAGGGTAAATTGACTATTAAAGATGTAACCAAAGACGTTTCTTTTTTTGTAACGTATGGTGGTACTGCTAAAGACCAACAAGGTAACACCAAAGCAGGTTTTATGGCCACTACTAAAATTAATCGCTTAGATTATAACATCAATTACGACCCTACTGGTGCTGGCATTGCTAAAGACATTAACATTACCTTGAACTTGCAATTTGCGCAAGCTAAGTAA
- the ygiD gene encoding 4,5-DOPA dioxygenase extradiol: MNRLNQFKNFSSNLPQSEIMPVLFMGHGSPMNGIEVNEFSTGWANMAKSITQPTAVLVVSAHWFTRGTKITAMDFPPTIHDFGGFPQALFNVQYPAPGNPELAKETAGLITSTAVELNHDWGLDHGAWTVVKHMCPNANIPVLQLSIDCTKGAQYHYNLAKEISALRKKGVLILASGNMVHNLRMVSWEMINGGGYDWALEANHKFKSAIIHKDHHSLINFEQMGSEVRLSIPTPEHYLPLMYTLGLQGDKEEALLFNDKAVGGSLTMTSVRVG, from the coding sequence ATGAACAGACTTAATCAGTTCAAAAACTTTTCATCTAATTTACCACAAAGTGAAATTATGCCTGTGCTTTTTATGGGGCATGGTTCGCCAATGAACGGTATAGAAGTAAATGAGTTTAGTACAGGCTGGGCAAATATGGCGAAATCCATAACTCAACCTACGGCGGTTTTGGTAGTTTCTGCACATTGGTTTACCCGCGGCACTAAAATTACAGCCATGGATTTTCCGCCAACCATTCATGATTTTGGTGGTTTCCCGCAGGCCTTGTTCAATGTGCAATATCCAGCTCCTGGAAATCCGGAATTGGCTAAAGAAACTGCAGGTTTAATTACATCTACCGCAGTAGAGCTAAATCACGATTGGGGCTTAGACCACGGCGCCTGGACGGTAGTTAAACACATGTGCCCGAATGCCAATATCCCTGTTTTGCAATTGAGCATAGACTGTACCAAAGGAGCGCAGTACCATTATAATTTGGCCAAAGAAATATCCGCTCTGCGTAAAAAAGGCGTGTTAATTTTAGCTAGCGGAAATATGGTGCACAACCTACGCATGGTTAGTTGGGAAATGATTAATGGCGGTGGTTACGACTGGGCTCTCGAAGCGAACCATAAATTCAAATCGGCCATTATCCATAAAGATCATCATTCGCTAATTAATTTTGAGCAAATGGGCAGTGAGGTGCGTTTATCTATACCCACGCCCGAGCATTATTTGCCATTAATGTACACATTAGGTTTGCAGGGCGATAAGGAAGAGGCGTTATTGTTTAATGATAAAGCTGTTGGGGGCTCGCTAACCATGACTTCTGTGAGGGTGGGTTAG
- a CDS encoding DUF6265 family protein has translation MKKIYLSLLLMFAALYVSAQNPTLKTFYFMLGKWEMKTKNGKILERWHKHKDSLTGQSHKFNATGDSILTEAVVLKKINGEWHFCVTGYEKGNEGKTDFKLVKSIKNTFTFENKQHDFPQQITYQNKGKDELLAWIEGNINGQKRKIEFPYIRVK, from the coding sequence ATGAAAAAAATCTATTTATCCCTCCTCCTGATGTTTGCTGCGCTCTACGTTTCGGCACAAAATCCTACCTTAAAAACCTTCTATTTTATGCTTGGCAAATGGGAAATGAAGACCAAAAATGGTAAGATTCTAGAGCGCTGGCATAAGCATAAAGATAGCTTAACCGGACAATCGCATAAATTTAATGCCACTGGAGACAGCATTTTAACCGAGGCTGTGGTATTAAAGAAAATTAATGGGGAGTGGCATTTTTGCGTTACAGGTTACGAAAAAGGGAATGAAGGCAAAACAGATTTCAAATTGGTTAAATCAATAAAAAATACCTTTACTTTTGAGAATAAACAACATGATTTTCCGCAACAAATCACTTATCAAAACAAAGGAAAAGATGAACTTTTAGCTTGGATTGAAGGAAACATTAATGGGCAGAAAAGAAAAATTGAGTTTCCTTACATTAGAGTAAAGTAA
- a CDS encoding aldehyde dehydrogenase family protein: MNRISCVFKNQQAHQYVLRQTNALQRIDQLRKLKKTIQENEDAIYFALRTDLRKSHFEASLTELFFVYGEIDFAINNLRAWMSPTRIGKMLSNPFAKNRIYYEPKGVCLIIAPWNYPFQLVMSPLVSAIAAGNCVMVKPSELSPATSKIITKIILDTFEEEHVACIEGNADVSQQLLELPFDHIFFTGSTEIGKVVMSAAAKNLTSVTLELGGKSPTIIDNEVNLEKAAKKIAWGKLVNAGQTCIAPDYILVPYQRVDEFVGLYKQFATEMYFKSKDEVNPEAYGKIISKRHFDRLSGLITEAVEKGARINWGGKTDEKNQTIYPAVLTQIPNGAKVMEEEIFGPILPIIPYTDLDEAIAFVNQKSKPLALYIFSNSSKNIKKIIKSTSAGGTCVNDVLVHIANPKVPFGGANHSGMGSSHGFFGFKNFSHERTVVKQRRIDFNDMVYPPYHTKQWVLNLLKRIM; the protein is encoded by the coding sequence ATGAATAGAATTAGTTGTGTTTTTAAAAATCAGCAGGCACACCAATATGTGTTACGGCAAACTAATGCTTTGCAGCGAATAGACCAACTAAGGAAATTAAAAAAAACTATCCAAGAAAACGAAGATGCGATTTATTTTGCCCTGCGTACAGATTTAAGAAAAAGCCATTTTGAAGCTTCGTTAACAGAGCTTTTTTTTGTTTACGGCGAAATAGATTTTGCGATCAACAACCTTAGGGCGTGGATGTCTCCCACACGCATTGGAAAAATGCTGAGTAATCCTTTTGCAAAAAACCGTATTTATTACGAGCCAAAAGGCGTTTGTTTAATTATTGCACCTTGGAACTATCCTTTCCAGTTAGTAATGTCGCCGCTGGTTTCTGCCATTGCAGCTGGCAATTGTGTGATGGTAAAACCATCCGAGTTAAGCCCTGCCACCAGCAAAATCATCACTAAAATTATCTTAGATACTTTTGAAGAAGAGCATGTTGCTTGCATAGAAGGCAATGCCGATGTTTCGCAACAACTACTAGAACTACCCTTCGACCATATTTTTTTTACAGGCAGTACCGAAATTGGCAAAGTAGTGATGAGTGCCGCCGCAAAAAACCTCACTTCTGTAACGCTGGAGCTAGGTGGCAAATCGCCAACGATTATTGACAACGAAGTAAACCTAGAAAAAGCAGCGAAGAAAATTGCTTGGGGTAAATTAGTAAACGCCGGACAAACCTGTATTGCTCCAGATTACATTCTTGTTCCGTACCAACGGGTGGATGAATTTGTGGGCTTATACAAGCAATTTGCAACCGAGATGTACTTTAAGTCGAAGGACGAAGTTAACCCAGAAGCTTACGGAAAAATTATCAGCAAAAGACATTTTGACAGATTAAGCGGCTTAATTACCGAAGCTGTAGAAAAAGGTGCTAGAATTAATTGGGGCGGTAAAACCGATGAAAAAAATCAAACTATCTATCCTGCGGTTTTAACTCAAATACCAAATGGTGCAAAAGTGATGGAAGAAGAAATTTTTGGCCCAATTTTACCGATTATTCCTTACACAGATTTGGATGAGGCCATTGCTTTTGTGAACCAAAAATCGAAGCCTCTGGCGCTTTATATTTTTAGTAACAGTAGTAAAAACATTAAAAAGATCATCAAATCTACCAGTGCAGGTGGCACCTGTGTAAACGATGTTTTGGTGCACATTGCTAATCCGAAAGTACCGTTTGGAGGAGCCAACCATAGCGGAATGGGCAGTAGCCACGGCTTTTTTGGCTTCAAGAATTTTTCGCACGAGCGTACTGTAGTAAAACAACGCCGCATTGATTTTAACGATATGGTTTACCCACCATACCACACTAAACAATGGGTACTGAATTTATTGAAACGAATAATGTAA